A genomic stretch from Polyangium spumosum includes:
- a CDS encoding PE-PGRS family protein: protein MTTGGGITGGSGGSGASGGMGGSGGEAGAGGGSGSSSSASSGSGGMGGMGAGGMGGAGGMGGAGGMGGEGGMGGEGGTGGGMVDPCSMGCPAGFWDVDGNPLTGDQCGCEYQCTLVSADKDPIDDQYKDDNCDGTDGVAEQCIYVSTGAGSDAGAGTRQEPMKTIAAAIQQAQAKGVPAVCLSGEIYNEAVTVTSGISIYGGFDHNNADFRFRRTNAVTTTVKAVGTVFYAPQIDQETHIEGITIEATAPQGVSESTYGVRLGGGVGELFVRYNKMVIGNGTSGDVGANGMSHAQSTAPNGINGTNGAAENNNSGFGGAAPVCDAPGGKGGDGGANSSSGQSGSTGFGGTPGGAGSAANACAPGIGDAGDPGGPGQNGEASSQGQAGQGGTALGSVMGHFYLPARGSDGMNAQIGKGGGGGGGGGGGKGDGFCFGEWDKGGGGGSGGCGGKGGNGGKGGGGGGGSFGVFAASGRLIVVKNEIQTGAGGNGGLGGNGALGQSGGIGGNGGGNSDDSGPGGKGGNGGKGGAGGPGGGGGGGPSACLARAAGVMFTYDGNSCSTGAVGLGANGGTNPEGGVGGKGLNGTSGLNIQIN, encoded by the coding sequence GTGACGACGGGAGGCGGCATCACCGGGGGATCCGGGGGCTCCGGGGCCTCGGGCGGTATGGGCGGCTCGGGGGGTGAGGCCGGCGCGGGTGGCGGCTCCGGGTCGAGCTCGAGCGCGTCGAGCGGCTCCGGCGGCATGGGCGGCATGGGCGCGGGCGGCATGGGCGGCGCAGGTGGCATGGGCGGCGCAGGTGGCATGGGCGGCGAAGGCGGCATGGGCGGCGAAGGCGGGACGGGCGGCGGGATGGTCGATCCCTGCTCGATGGGTTGTCCCGCGGGCTTCTGGGACGTGGACGGCAACCCGCTCACCGGTGATCAATGCGGCTGCGAATACCAGTGCACGCTGGTGAGCGCCGACAAGGATCCGATCGACGATCAGTACAAGGACGATAACTGCGACGGGACGGACGGCGTCGCCGAGCAGTGCATCTACGTCTCCACCGGCGCGGGCAGCGACGCGGGCGCGGGCACGCGGCAGGAGCCGATGAAGACGATCGCCGCGGCCATCCAGCAGGCCCAGGCGAAGGGCGTCCCGGCCGTCTGCCTCTCGGGCGAGATCTACAACGAGGCCGTGACCGTGACCTCGGGTATCAGCATTTACGGCGGATTCGACCACAACAACGCCGACTTCCGATTCCGGAGGACGAATGCCGTGACGACCACGGTGAAGGCCGTGGGGACGGTGTTTTACGCGCCGCAAATCGATCAGGAGACGCACATCGAGGGGATCACGATCGAGGCCACGGCGCCGCAGGGCGTGAGCGAGAGTACGTACGGCGTGCGCCTCGGCGGCGGCGTCGGGGAGCTGTTCGTCCGGTACAACAAGATGGTGATCGGCAACGGCACCAGCGGGGACGTCGGGGCGAATGGAATGTCGCACGCGCAGTCCACGGCGCCGAACGGGATCAACGGGACGAACGGCGCGGCGGAGAACAACAACTCCGGCTTCGGCGGCGCGGCGCCGGTCTGCGACGCGCCCGGCGGCAAGGGCGGCGACGGCGGCGCGAATTCGTCCTCGGGGCAGAGCGGCTCGACGGGATTCGGCGGCACGCCCGGCGGGGCGGGTTCGGCGGCAAACGCCTGCGCGCCCGGCATCGGCGACGCGGGTGATCCGGGCGGTCCCGGGCAGAATGGCGAGGCGTCCTCGCAGGGCCAGGCCGGCCAGGGCGGCACGGCGCTCGGCAGCGTGATGGGCCATTTCTACCTGCCGGCCCGCGGCAGCGACGGAATGAACGCCCAGATCGGCAAGGGCGGCGGCGGCGGCGGCGGCGGCGGCGGCGGCAAGGGCGACGGGTTCTGCTTCGGCGAATGGGACAAGGGCGGCGGCGGCGGCAGCGGCGGCTGCGGCGGCAAGGGTGGTAATGGCGGCAAGGGCGGCGGCGGCGGCGGCGGCAGCTTCGGCGTGTTCGCCGCGTCCGGCCGGCTCATCGTGGTGAAGAACGAGATCCAGACCGGCGCCGGCGGCAATGGCGGGCTCGGCGGCAATGGCGCGCTCGGCCAGAGCGGCGGCATCGGTGGCAACGGCGGCGGCAACAGCGACGACAGCGGCCCCGGCGGCAAGGGCGGCAACGGCGGCAAGGGCGGCGCGGGCGGCCCGGGCGGCGGCGGCGGCGGCGGACCGAGCGCGTGCCTGGCGCGCGCGGCCGGCGTCATGTTCACGTACGACGGCAATAGCTGCTCGACGGGCGCGGTCGGCCTCGGCGCGAACGGCGGGACGAACCCCGAGGGCGGCGTCGGCGGCAAGGGCCTGAACGGCACCTCCGGTCTGAACATCCAGATCAACTGA
- a CDS encoding peptidase MA family metallohydrolase, whose amino-acid sequence MGALVLVAVASCLLAAEALAAPPRPHDAPAVTDPRADVPARPTGYLELQEAGLTFVYHPSAHERVRAAIPAVLRARKAMSELFGREVLGAVEIRVAAVPEEVRSLGPMEDVPGYAAALAFSKQRLVVTSLGSFRSLEPTDLGVALPHALAHVALDEALDHAPAPLWLHEGFAAHVAGEASALRAQSLLLATLQRRLHGIAALEGGLPADAPETSLAYAQAADLARFLTDKPRRAAFVAALDRARGGEPFEQALAAAHEAPLAQIELAWREDLARRYGFLPVFLAGIGAWALGALVLVARRALERRRVEAAPAPAPRKEARPLLVDPPILPPPRSRPAPLLIERIDSIDAERERVDIGKTFPPETEVPKVEHDGDWHTLH is encoded by the coding sequence GTGGGGGCGCTCGTCCTCGTCGCCGTGGCCTCGTGCCTCCTCGCCGCCGAGGCCCTCGCCGCGCCCCCGCGCCCGCACGACGCGCCGGCCGTGACCGATCCACGCGCCGACGTGCCCGCGCGTCCCACGGGTTACCTCGAGCTCCAGGAGGCGGGCCTCACCTTCGTGTATCACCCCTCCGCGCACGAGCGCGTGCGCGCCGCGATCCCCGCCGTCTTGCGGGCGCGCAAGGCCATGAGCGAGCTCTTCGGCCGCGAGGTCCTCGGCGCGGTCGAGATCCGCGTGGCCGCGGTGCCCGAGGAGGTGCGCTCGCTCGGCCCGATGGAGGACGTGCCCGGGTATGCGGCGGCGCTCGCCTTCTCGAAGCAACGGCTCGTCGTGACGAGCCTCGGCTCGTTTCGCTCGCTCGAGCCGACCGATCTCGGCGTCGCGCTCCCGCACGCGCTCGCCCACGTCGCGCTCGACGAGGCGCTCGACCACGCGCCCGCGCCGCTCTGGCTGCACGAGGGCTTCGCCGCGCACGTGGCGGGCGAGGCCTCGGCCCTCCGCGCGCAGTCGCTCCTCCTGGCCACGCTGCAGCGACGCCTGCATGGGATCGCGGCGCTCGAAGGGGGCCTGCCGGCCGACGCGCCCGAGACCTCGCTCGCCTACGCGCAGGCCGCCGACCTCGCGCGGTTCCTGACGGACAAACCCCGGCGGGCGGCGTTCGTGGCGGCGCTCGATCGGGCCCGCGGCGGCGAGCCGTTCGAGCAGGCGCTCGCGGCTGCGCACGAGGCGCCCCTCGCGCAGATCGAGCTCGCGTGGCGGGAGGATCTCGCCCGGCGGTATGGCTTCTTGCCCGTGTTCCTCGCGGGCATCGGCGCGTGGGCGCTCGGCGCGCTGGTCCTCGTCGCGCGGCGCGCGCTCGAGCGTCGCCGCGTGGAGGCCGCGCCCGCGCCCGCGCCACGCAAGGAGGCGCGCCCCCTCCTCGTCGATCCCCCGATCTTGCCGCCTCCGCGCTCGCGGCCCGCGCCGCTCCTCATCGAGCGGATCGACTCCATCGACGCCGAGCGCGAGCGCGTCGACATCGGCAAGACGTTCCCGCCGGAGACCGAGGTGCCCAAGGTGGAGCACGACGGCGACTGGCATACGCTGCATTAA
- a CDS encoding DUF2169 family type VI secretion system accessory protein, with the protein MEVVTVCPFRVASLLWQPRRGGWVLTVVCKATYDLAPVQSRLAQDQDDPNEDDNHWNDDPARSVYSPSDLVPFKVRADVVLVGNAFAPRGEAARSILTRLVVGGIDKSIEAFGDRAFGPDGGVRDTRGVTKVPLRYERAAGGPDTPNPVGVRQGAEPDAYGVAPVPNLQPPGMLVQSRADVINPIGYGPLAPTWPGRMEMLGGHAPTFSMLVVREQPVPDDIDPAYFNCAPRDQQLDELRDNERIVLENLHPQHPRLVTSLPGLHPRAFVVRPGGSPQDLTMKCDTLWIDTDRAQCTLTWRAQIGLDRPHGLGRVVVAMEEPGQRLTWADVERLLVASGQAGEPLAEGTREAPPPDKPHRPGTVPFLRPDVAGEVPAKPATPAVSALSQMSAPRPENAPPPPRVAPAASGLPFIAPKNVSPAASAPQPPADRPPPGDAAPPWLAASRKASSPSVPSPALTNATPFSPPAAQPAPPPPPARIPQAPPSPSPSALDSPWANPSARPGSGDAMPAKAVGNMAAGLSPPSPIAPTSATAMAAAGLAGAAAVAAFSSASQAAPPPPVAVANAATVGAAAASNAAAAASTWSAPSDAPSPSPAVAPRAYTHRGPVRDVVDLIWFDPKSAPKMREHPSWKLLLDKKPEPRDLDFDDEPPPEEPPDVRDRKDVFAVLTRGVATDAEGIQEAIGDAVADDGTFTPPLVLVSAELTFPFDELETLKATVTAVSPLIAGDKKLKETVDTVNELLKTPWLSSSSGVAERLTQQVKDAFAQGNRMLPPSYLDSHTERMLLEQRHYQKRTVFGEPWIRSVLVPQGSSSPMPAYLPESLTKKLPMFQRFKARIVAEAHMQQDEYENHPAALKVVALGRVVSLQRRGFMR; encoded by the coding sequence ATGGAGGTCGTCACGGTTTGTCCCTTCCGTGTCGCGTCGTTGCTCTGGCAGCCTCGGCGCGGCGGGTGGGTCCTCACGGTCGTCTGCAAGGCCACGTACGACCTCGCGCCCGTCCAGTCGCGCCTCGCGCAGGACCAGGACGATCCGAACGAGGACGACAACCACTGGAACGACGATCCCGCGCGCAGCGTGTACTCGCCGAGTGATCTCGTTCCGTTCAAGGTGCGCGCCGACGTGGTCCTCGTGGGCAACGCGTTCGCCCCGCGCGGCGAGGCGGCCCGATCGATCCTCACGCGCCTCGTCGTCGGCGGGATCGACAAATCGATCGAGGCCTTCGGCGATCGCGCGTTTGGCCCGGACGGCGGCGTGCGCGACACGCGCGGCGTGACGAAGGTGCCGCTGCGCTACGAGCGCGCCGCCGGAGGGCCGGACACGCCGAACCCGGTGGGCGTCCGGCAGGGCGCGGAGCCCGACGCGTACGGCGTCGCGCCCGTGCCGAACCTCCAGCCGCCCGGGATGCTCGTGCAGAGCCGCGCCGACGTGATCAACCCGATCGGCTACGGCCCCCTCGCGCCCACGTGGCCGGGCCGGATGGAGATGCTCGGCGGGCATGCGCCGACGTTTTCGATGCTCGTCGTCCGCGAGCAGCCGGTGCCCGACGACATCGACCCCGCGTACTTCAACTGCGCCCCGCGGGATCAGCAGCTCGACGAGCTCCGCGACAACGAGCGGATCGTGCTCGAGAACCTGCACCCGCAGCACCCGCGCCTCGTGACGAGCTTGCCCGGGCTGCACCCGCGCGCCTTCGTGGTCCGGCCGGGCGGCAGCCCGCAAGACCTCACGATGAAGTGCGACACGCTCTGGATCGACACGGACCGAGCGCAATGCACGCTCACGTGGCGCGCGCAGATCGGGCTCGACAGGCCCCACGGGCTCGGTCGCGTGGTGGTCGCGATGGAGGAGCCGGGCCAGCGCCTCACGTGGGCCGACGTCGAGCGGCTGCTCGTGGCGAGCGGGCAGGCCGGCGAGCCGCTCGCCGAGGGCACGCGCGAGGCCCCTCCCCCGGACAAACCTCATCGACCGGGGACCGTGCCGTTCCTGCGGCCCGACGTGGCCGGCGAGGTCCCGGCCAAACCCGCGACGCCTGCGGTCTCGGCGCTCAGCCAGATGAGCGCGCCGCGCCCCGAAAACGCGCCTCCTCCGCCCCGCGTCGCGCCCGCGGCGAGCGGCTTGCCGTTCATCGCGCCGAAAAACGTCTCGCCCGCCGCGAGCGCGCCGCAGCCGCCGGCCGATCGTCCTCCGCCCGGCGACGCCGCGCCGCCTTGGCTCGCGGCCTCCCGGAAAGCCTCGTCCCCGAGCGTCCCCTCGCCGGCCCTGACGAACGCGACGCCCTTCTCGCCGCCGGCCGCGCAGCCCGCGCCGCCGCCGCCGCCTGCGCGTATCCCCCAGGCTCCGCCCTCGCCGAGCCCCTCGGCGCTCGACAGCCCCTGGGCAAACCCGTCGGCGCGCCCCGGCAGCGGGGACGCCATGCCGGCCAAGGCCGTGGGCAACATGGCCGCGGGTTTGTCCCCGCCGAGCCCGATCGCCCCGACGTCGGCGACTGCCATGGCCGCCGCGGGCCTCGCCGGCGCGGCCGCCGTCGCGGCCTTCTCCAGCGCCTCGCAAGCCGCGCCTCCGCCGCCCGTCGCCGTCGCGAACGCCGCCACCGTCGGCGCCGCCGCGGCCTCGAACGCCGCCGCCGCGGCGAGCACCTGGTCTGCGCCGAGCGACGCGCCCTCGCCTTCACCTGCCGTCGCGCCGCGCGCCTACACGCATCGTGGCCCCGTGCGCGACGTCGTCGACCTCATCTGGTTCGACCCGAAGTCGGCGCCGAAGATGCGCGAGCACCCGAGCTGGAAGCTCTTGCTCGACAAGAAGCCCGAGCCGCGTGACCTCGACTTCGACGACGAACCGCCGCCCGAGGAGCCGCCCGACGTGCGTGATCGCAAGGACGTCTTCGCCGTGCTCACGCGGGGCGTGGCGACCGACGCCGAGGGCATCCAGGAGGCCATCGGCGACGCCGTCGCCGACGACGGCACCTTCACGCCGCCGCTCGTGCTCGTCTCGGCCGAGCTCACCTTCCCCTTCGACGAGCTCGAGACGTTGAAGGCCACGGTCACGGCCGTCTCGCCGCTCATCGCCGGCGACAAGAAGCTCAAGGAGACCGTCGACACGGTGAACGAGCTGCTCAAGACGCCGTGGCTCTCCTCGTCGAGCGGCGTCGCCGAGCGGCTCACGCAGCAGGTGAAGGACGCCTTCGCGCAGGGCAACCGCATGCTGCCGCCGAGTTACCTCGACTCGCACACCGAGCGCATGCTGCTCGAGCAGCGGCACTACCAGAAACGTACGGTCTTCGGCGAGCCCTGGATCCGCAGCGTCCTCGTGCCGCAGGGCTCCTCGTCGCCGATGCCCGCGTACCTGCCCGAGAGCCTCACGAAGAAGCTGCCGATGTTCCAGCGCTTCAAGGCGCGTATCGTCGCCGAGGCGCACATGCAGCAGGACGAGTACGAGAACCACCCGGCCGCGCTCAAGGTCGTCGCCCTCGGCCGCGTCGTCAGCTTGCAACGACGCGGCTTCATGCGTTGA
- a CDS encoding polyprenol monophosphomannose synthase, which yields MAPRILVVTPTYNERDNLPRFVRSVLEVVPEAHVLVVDDASPDGTGEVADALAAEDTRVAVLHRPGKLGLGTAYVDGFRRALERGYDVVVEMDADLSHDPKYLPAFLQAIEEGADVVLGSRNVAGGGVVGWGPGRHVLSKGGSLYARTILGVPIRDLTTGFKAFSRRALLAIDIETLRSNGYSFQIETTYRALRKGLRVVEVPIVFVDRRAGHSKMSRSIFAEAVVEVWRLRLDALTGKL from the coding sequence ATGGCCCCGCGGATCCTCGTCGTCACGCCGACTTACAACGAGCGTGACAACCTCCCGCGCTTCGTGCGCTCGGTGCTCGAGGTCGTCCCCGAAGCGCACGTTCTCGTCGTGGACGACGCCTCGCCCGACGGCACGGGCGAAGTCGCCGACGCGCTCGCCGCCGAGGACACGCGCGTGGCCGTGCTGCATCGCCCCGGCAAGCTCGGGCTCGGCACGGCCTACGTGGACGGTTTTCGGCGCGCGCTCGAGCGCGGCTACGACGTCGTGGTCGAGATGGACGCGGATCTCTCGCACGATCCGAAGTACCTGCCCGCGTTCCTCCAGGCGATCGAGGAGGGCGCCGACGTCGTGCTCGGTTCGCGCAACGTGGCCGGAGGCGGCGTCGTCGGCTGGGGGCCCGGGCGGCACGTGCTCTCGAAGGGCGGGTCGCTCTACGCGCGGACGATCCTCGGCGTGCCGATCCGCGACCTGACCACGGGCTTCAAGGCGTTTTCGCGCCGCGCGCTCCTCGCGATCGACATCGAGACGCTCCGCTCGAACGGCTACTCGTTCCAGATCGAGACGACCTACCGCGCGCTCCGCAAGGGTTTGCGCGTGGTCGAGGTGCCGATCGTGTTCGTCGACCGGCGCGCGGGTCACTCCAAGATGAGCCGCTCCATCTTCGCGGAGGCCGTCGTGGAGGTGTGGCGCCTGCGCCTCGACGCGCTGACCGGCAAGCTCTGA
- the trxA gene encoding thioredoxin, with the protein MASKNVLTFNEVNFESEVLKSDVPVLVDFTATWCGPCKALAPIVDKVADEFEGKVRVGKLDIDESPNLAAKYAVRSVPTVMVFKGGVKIGQHVGLTNRDKLVQLLGV; encoded by the coding sequence ATGGCGAGCAAGAACGTCCTCACCTTCAATGAAGTCAATTTCGAGTCCGAGGTCTTGAAATCCGATGTCCCCGTGCTCGTGGACTTCACGGCCACGTGGTGCGGTCCCTGCAAGGCCCTCGCCCCGATCGTCGACAAGGTCGCCGACGAGTTCGAGGGCAAGGTCCGGGTCGGCAAGCTCGACATCGACGAGTCGCCGAACCTCGCCGCGAAGTACGCCGTCCGCAGCGTCCCGACCGTGATGGTCTTCAAGGGCGGCGTGAAGATCGGACAACACGTGGGGCTGACGAACCGCGACAAGCTCGTCCAGCTCCTCGGCGTGTAA
- a CDS encoding protein kinase domain-containing protein: MDAELRQSLIGRVLEGAQGVRYELAELVGEGRSGFVFKTTQDVLGAQAAVKVFRPELLRGPQALARFTREVMQLERLLAALPDRRGLAHVMDHGAFESPRGPAPFVVREYLPGQNLTRVIAAHGGFGLPAARARRIMGHVARALFALHEASYVHRDLKPSQVLITQERGQETARIKGGCITALSADEPLDPPNLLYGAPESFGAMNGPLGPETDVYSFAAILYELLCGTAAFAPRPGEPRQKALVRLLSGDRPQLGRVRATLPAELRDRPDLVAGLDREIARATSANPQQRHGSIRELWLALEPLLREAVRPTASGGSAPDEPVSFDSIFPRSIESARLVPIPPPSAAPVAAPMPAWGMLGPPIAGERLRAALVVEDGRAIVALGARGFYRLAHGEWSAAPLPAGIDARAVRGLSRLPSGELLLFGDAGLCAALSPRAGLRRIPLPERDLTLLAAHADDRGLVLVGERASRPGGVAILVPHEGAPTILAAPDTARLTGVTRTSSGHVIAVGTQGTLVELGERGARDVPWGRTGHLYAIAAGPGGVAYAVGSGGHALRVEPAHGGAVATLESVQTTRDLLGVAVDPSTGVAWAVGADARLVERQEGGWIRVPLDPSVMAALVLVWPRAPRVTVVAEDGSAFFHDDAR, from the coding sequence GTGGACGCCGAACTCCGACAAAGCCTGATCGGGCGGGTGCTGGAAGGCGCCCAGGGCGTCCGTTACGAGCTCGCCGAGCTCGTCGGCGAGGGCCGCTCGGGCTTCGTCTTCAAGACCACGCAAGACGTCCTCGGCGCACAGGCGGCCGTGAAGGTGTTCCGGCCCGAGCTCCTCCGCGGCCCGCAGGCGCTCGCGAGGTTCACGCGCGAGGTGATGCAGCTCGAGCGTCTGCTCGCGGCGCTGCCCGATCGTCGAGGGCTCGCGCACGTGATGGATCACGGCGCCTTCGAGAGCCCGCGTGGCCCGGCGCCGTTTGTCGTCCGCGAGTATCTGCCCGGGCAGAACCTCACGCGGGTGATCGCGGCGCACGGCGGCTTCGGCCTGCCCGCGGCGCGCGCGCGGCGGATCATGGGGCACGTGGCCCGCGCGCTCTTCGCGCTGCACGAGGCGAGCTACGTGCATCGGGATCTGAAGCCGTCGCAGGTCCTCATCACGCAGGAGCGAGGCCAGGAGACGGCGCGGATCAAAGGCGGCTGCATCACCGCCCTCAGCGCCGACGAGCCGCTCGATCCGCCGAACCTGCTCTACGGCGCGCCCGAGAGCTTCGGCGCGATGAACGGCCCGCTCGGGCCCGAGACGGACGTGTACTCGTTCGCGGCCATCCTGTACGAGCTCCTGTGCGGGACCGCGGCCTTCGCGCCGAGGCCGGGTGAGCCGCGGCAGAAGGCGCTCGTGCGCCTGCTCTCGGGCGACAGGCCGCAGCTCGGCCGCGTGCGCGCGACGTTGCCGGCGGAGCTGCGCGATCGGCCGGACCTCGTGGCCGGGCTCGATCGCGAGATCGCCCGCGCGACGAGCGCGAACCCGCAGCAGAGGCACGGCTCGATCCGCGAGCTCTGGCTCGCGCTCGAGCCGCTCTTGCGAGAAGCCGTGCGCCCGACGGCGAGCGGCGGCAGCGCGCCCGACGAGCCCGTGAGCTTCGACTCGATCTTCCCGCGATCGATCGAGAGCGCGCGCCTCGTGCCGATCCCTCCGCCCTCGGCCGCGCCGGTCGCCGCGCCGATGCCCGCGTGGGGCATGCTCGGCCCGCCGATCGCGGGTGAGCGCCTGCGCGCCGCGCTCGTCGTGGAGGACGGCCGCGCGATCGTCGCCCTCGGCGCGCGAGGTTTCTACCGGCTCGCGCACGGCGAGTGGTCCGCGGCGCCGCTGCCTGCGGGGATCGACGCGCGGGCCGTGCGGGGCCTCTCGCGCCTGCCCTCGGGCGAGCTGCTCCTCTTCGGCGACGCGGGCCTGTGCGCCGCGCTCTCGCCGCGCGCGGGCCTGCGTCGGATCCCGCTCCCCGAGCGCGACCTCACGCTGCTCGCGGCGCACGCGGACGATCGTGGCCTCGTGCTCGTCGGCGAGCGCGCCTCGCGCCCGGGCGGCGTGGCGATCTTGGTCCCGCACGAAGGAGCGCCGACGATCCTCGCCGCGCCGGACACAGCGCGCCTCACGGGCGTGACGCGCACGAGCAGCGGGCACGTGATCGCGGTCGGTACACAAGGCACGCTCGTGGAGCTCGGCGAACGCGGCGCGCGTGACGTGCCGTGGGGCCGCACGGGGCACCTCTACGCGATCGCGGCGGGGCCGGGCGGCGTCGCGTACGCCGTCGGCAGCGGGGGACATGCGCTGCGCGTCGAGCCGGCGCACGGCGGCGCGGTGGCGACGCTCGAGAGCGTGCAGACGACGCGGGATCTGCTCGGCGTCGCGGTGGATCCGTCGACGGGGGTCGCGTGGGCCGTGGGCGCGGACGCGCGGCTCGTCGAGCGGCAGGAGGGCGGGTGGATCCGCGTCCCGCTCGATCCGTCGGTGATGGCTGCGCTCGTGCTCGTCTGGCCTCGCGCGCCGCGGGTCACGGTGGTCGCGGAGGACGGCTCGGCATTTTTCCACGACGACGCGCGCTGA
- the gap gene encoding type I glyceraldehyde-3-phosphate dehydrogenase, translated as MATRIAINGFGRIGRCIVRALVERGEKDLEIVAINDLTDAGTLAHLLRFDSIHREFRAAKVSHGDGFIALDDKRIQVLAKKDPAELPWKDLGVDIVLECTGLFTDKTKAALHQNAGAKRVIISAPAKNHDITIVMGVNEGQYDAAKHSVISCGSCTTNCLAPVAKVMLDEFGIVRGLMTTIHSYTNDQHILDLPHRKGDLRRARAAAVNMVPSSTGAAKALSEVIPSLKGKFDGQAIRVPTVDVSLVDLTLETEKPLSKDAIHAAMKRAAEGPMKGVLQYTELPLVSGDYIGNPHSSIFDATLTQHVGDRFAKIFSWYDNEWGFSQRMIDLAKLMVAKGV; from the coding sequence ATGGCGACGAGGATTGCAATCAACGGGTTCGGCCGGATCGGTCGCTGCATCGTCCGCGCGCTGGTCGAGCGCGGCGAGAAGGATCTCGAGATCGTGGCGATCAACGATCTCACGGACGCCGGCACGCTCGCGCACCTCTTGCGCTTCGACTCCATCCACCGCGAGTTCCGCGCGGCCAAGGTGAGCCACGGCGACGGCTTCATCGCGCTCGACGACAAGCGCATCCAGGTCCTCGCGAAGAAGGATCCCGCGGAGCTGCCCTGGAAGGACCTCGGCGTCGACATCGTCCTCGAGTGCACGGGCCTCTTCACCGACAAGACGAAGGCCGCCCTGCACCAGAACGCCGGCGCCAAGCGCGTGATCATCAGCGCGCCCGCGAAGAACCACGACATCACCATCGTCATGGGCGTGAACGAGGGCCAGTACGACGCGGCCAAGCACAGCGTGATCTCGTGTGGCTCGTGCACGACGAACTGCCTCGCGCCGGTCGCGAAGGTCATGCTCGACGAGTTCGGGATCGTGCGTGGCCTCATGACCACGATCCACTCCTACACGAACGACCAGCACATCCTCGATCTGCCGCATCGCAAGGGTGATCTGCGCCGCGCGCGCGCGGCGGCGGTGAACATGGTCCCCTCCTCGACGGGCGCGGCGAAGGCGCTCAGCGAGGTCATCCCCTCGCTCAAGGGCAAGTTCGACGGCCAGGCGATCCGCGTGCCGACGGTCGACGTCTCGCTCGTGGACCTCACGCTCGAGACCGAGAAGCCGCTCTCGAAGGACGCGATCCACGCCGCCATGAAGCGCGCGGCCGAGGGCCCGATGAAGGGCGTCCTCCAGTACACCGAGCTCCCGCTCGTCTCGGGCGACTACATCGGCAACCCGCACTCGAGCATCTTCGACGCCACGCTCACGCAACACGTCGGCGACCGGTTCGCGAAGATCTTCTCCTGGTACGACAACGAGTGGGGCTTCTCGCAGCGCATGATCGACCTCGCGAAGCTCATGGTCGCGAAGGGCGTGTGA
- a CDS encoding phosphoglycerate kinase encodes MKLTGIRTIEDLAKDSGLANKRVFIRVDFNVPLDKKTGAITDDARIRESLPTIKLVMDAGAKVILASHLGRPKPGKHEGSSLEPAGARLAELTGYEVHLTDDCVGDGPKKVIHDLRTGQVCLLENLRFHEEEEKDEENFARQLAELCDIYVNDAFGAAHRAHASVHALPRMIRDRGAGLLMLKELRSLARLLDRPEKPYVAVLGGAKVSDKIAVVESLLNVVDTLCIGGAMANTFLAALGKKVASSKIEDDKLPLARTILQKARDRGASVLLPVDVVVAKGLDAESGTAVSVDRIPDGTMALDIGPKTVELFGGAIDRAKTVFWNGPMGLFESKAFSNGTFEIARVMSRAEGFTVVGGGDSAAAVRAAGEDIAKGMDHISTGGGAALELIEGRKLPGVEALRSAVAEEAS; translated from the coding sequence ATGAAGCTCACCGGCATCCGCACGATCGAGGACCTCGCCAAGGACTCTGGACTCGCCAACAAGCGCGTCTTCATCCGCGTCGACTTCAACGTCCCGCTCGACAAGAAGACGGGCGCGATCACCGACGACGCGCGCATCCGCGAGTCGCTGCCCACGATCAAGCTCGTGATGGACGCGGGCGCGAAGGTCATCCTCGCCTCGCACCTCGGCCGGCCGAAGCCCGGCAAGCACGAGGGCTCGTCGCTCGAGCCCGCCGGCGCGCGCCTCGCCGAGCTCACGGGCTACGAGGTGCACCTGACCGACGACTGCGTCGGCGACGGGCCGAAGAAGGTCATCCACGACCTGCGCACCGGCCAGGTCTGCCTGCTCGAGAACCTCCGCTTCCACGAGGAGGAGGAGAAGGACGAGGAGAACTTCGCGCGTCAGCTCGCCGAGCTCTGCGACATCTACGTGAACGACGCGTTCGGCGCGGCCCACCGCGCCCACGCCTCGGTGCACGCCTTGCCGCGCATGATCCGGGATCGCGGCGCCGGCCTGCTCATGCTGAAGGAGCTGCGCTCGCTCGCGCGCCTGCTCGATCGGCCCGAGAAGCCCTACGTCGCGGTGCTCGGCGGCGCGAAGGTCTCGGACAAGATCGCCGTCGTCGAGTCGCTGCTCAACGTCGTCGACACGCTCTGCATCGGCGGCGCCATGGCCAACACGTTCCTCGCGGCGCTCGGCAAGAAGGTCGCGTCGAGCAAGATCGAGGACGACAAGCTCCCGCTCGCCCGCACGATCCTGCAGAAGGCGCGTGATCGCGGGGCCTCGGTGCTGCTGCCCGTCGACGTCGTCGTGGCCAAGGGCCTCGACGCGGAGAGCGGCACGGCCGTGAGCGTGGACAGGATCCCCGACGGCACCATGGCGCTCGACATCGGCCCGAAGACCGTCGAGCTCTTCGGCGGCGCGATCGATCGCGCGAAGACCGTCTTCTGGAACGGCCCCATGGGCCTCTTCGAGTCGAAGGCGTTCTCGAACGGCACCTTCGAGATCGCCCGCGTCATGAGCCGCGCCGAGGGTTTCACCGTCGTCGGCGGCGGCGACAGCGCGGCGGCGGTCCGTGCCGCGGGCGAGGACATCGCCAAGGGCATGGATCACATCTCGACCGGCGGCGGCGCTGCGCTCGAGCTCATCGAGGGCCGGAAGCTGCCGGGCGTGGAAGCGCTCCGCTCGGCCGTGGCGGAGGAAGCGTCGTGA